The following are encoded in a window of Actinomyces oris genomic DNA:
- the panD gene encoding aspartate 1-decarboxylase yields MSSRTRTMMTSKIHRATVTQADLDYVGSITVDIDLLEAADLLPGERVDICNCTNGNRLSTYVIPGERGAGEICVNGAAAHLVGPGDVVILIAYSQMSDAEARTYLPRVVFVDEANRIVERGTDPGQIPADSDVARLQGLRPTGIPLAEARA; encoded by the coding sequence ATGAGTTCCCGCACCCGGACGATGATGACGTCCAAGATCCACCGCGCCACCGTGACCCAGGCCGACCTCGACTACGTCGGTTCCATCACGGTGGACATCGACCTGCTCGAGGCCGCCGACCTGCTGCCCGGCGAGCGCGTCGACATCTGCAACTGCACCAACGGCAACCGCCTGTCCACCTACGTCATCCCCGGCGAGCGCGGCGCGGGCGAGATTTGCGTCAACGGCGCCGCCGCCCACCTGGTCGGCCCCGGCGACGTCGTCATCCTCATCGCCTACTCCCAGATGTCCGACGCCGAGGCCCGCACCTACCTGCCCCGGGTCGTCTTCGTCGACGAGGCCAACCGGATCGTGGAGCGGGGCACCGACCCCGGCCAGATCCCGGCCGACTCCGACGTCGCCCGCCTCCAGGGCCTGCGGCCCACCGGCATCCCCCTGGCCGAGGCCCGCGCCTAA
- a CDS encoding DivIVA domain-containing protein, whose amino-acid sequence MTLLTADDVLNVKFQVSSFKEGYNQDEVDEFLDEVTTTMREFEERLGTSQASSGPSHWKAEILLTSEGVRNIRFSTTRWSGYHIDQVDAFLAQVVSTMEALEAQARTSAFAGQPGAGAGGAYSGAYGGGTYGMSPAQAGYAPGGAEAGGSQYAEAIAQRDQYIAQLQQEVAYLRAELEAAQRRLGTTGV is encoded by the coding sequence ATGACGCTGCTGACAGCTGACGACGTCCTCAACGTGAAGTTCCAGGTCTCCTCATTCAAGGAGGGCTACAACCAGGATGAGGTCGACGAGTTCCTCGACGAAGTGACCACCACGATGCGGGAGTTCGAGGAACGACTCGGCACCTCGCAGGCATCGTCGGGCCCCTCGCACTGGAAGGCCGAGATCCTCCTGACCTCCGAGGGCGTCAGGAACATCCGGTTCTCGACCACCCGGTGGTCGGGGTATCACATCGACCAGGTTGATGCTTTCCTCGCTCAGGTGGTCTCGACGATGGAGGCCCTCGAGGCGCAGGCGCGCACCAGCGCATTCGCCGGCCAGCCCGGCGCCGGAGCCGGCGGGGCCTATAGCGGGGCGTACGGTGGCGGAACCTACGGTATGAGCCCGGCTCAGGCGGGGTACGCCCCGGGCGGAGCCGAAGCCGGCGGCTCTCAGTACGCCGAGGCGATCGCCCAGCGCGACCAGTACATCGCCCAGCTCCAGCAGGAGGTCGCCTACCTGCGCGCCGAGCTCGAGGCCGCCCAGCGCCGGCTGGGGACGACAGGGGTCTAG
- the panC gene encoding pantoate--beta-alanine ligase, with product MGHVSTEPAPTPVPTPRSAGAATVLARSRVDLATALAESPDSRAVVMTMGALHEGHFDLVREAARRVGPTGTVVVTIFVNPLQFAPTEDLDAYPRDLEGDLAGLARTLTGADGTLGVGRLIVFAPTPEVIYPAGQPAVRIDPGPIATVLEGRTRPTHFAGVCQVVLTLMHLTAPRWALFGRKDAQQLAIIESMVRDLAVPLEIVPVDIRRESDGLAMSSRNAYLSPEQRHQALALSRALQAGRDAAAQATGSRPDPAAIRQAALASLEAADGVEIDYVALVAPDSFEDLAGTGLGLPRSEPAGEDEGEGLPAVGLLAVAARVGTTRLIDNTLIDLRP from the coding sequence GTGGGGCACGTGAGCACTGAACCCGCACCGACGCCCGTTCCCACCCCCCGATCCGCCGGCGCCGCAACCGTCCTGGCCCGCAGCCGAGTCGATCTCGCCACCGCCCTGGCCGAGTCCCCGGATTCCCGGGCGGTCGTCATGACGATGGGCGCCCTCCACGAGGGCCACTTCGACCTCGTGCGCGAGGCCGCCCGGCGCGTCGGGCCGACCGGCACCGTTGTGGTCACCATCTTCGTCAACCCCCTGCAGTTCGCCCCCACCGAGGACCTCGACGCCTACCCGCGCGACCTCGAGGGCGACCTGGCCGGGCTGGCCCGCACCCTCACCGGTGCCGACGGCACCCTCGGCGTGGGACGCCTCATCGTCTTCGCCCCCACCCCGGAGGTCATCTACCCCGCCGGGCAGCCGGCGGTGCGCATCGACCCCGGCCCCATCGCCACCGTCCTGGAGGGGCGCACCCGCCCCACCCACTTCGCCGGCGTGTGCCAGGTCGTGCTCACCCTCATGCACCTGACCGCCCCGCGCTGGGCGCTGTTCGGCCGCAAGGACGCCCAACAGCTGGCGATCATCGAGTCCATGGTGCGCGACCTCGCCGTCCCGCTGGAGATCGTGCCGGTCGACATCCGCCGCGAGAGCGACGGCCTGGCCATGAGCTCACGCAACGCCTACCTCAGCCCCGAACAGCGCCACCAGGCCCTGGCCCTGTCCCGTGCACTCCAGGCCGGCCGGGACGCCGCCGCGCAGGCCACCGGCTCCCGGCCTGACCCCGCCGCCATCCGCCAGGCCGCCCTGGCCTCCCTGGAGGCGGCCGACGGCGTCGAGATCGACTACGTGGCCCTCGTCGCCCCGGACAGCTTCGAGGACCTGGCGGGCACCGGCCTCGGCCTGCCGCGCAGCGAGCCCGCGGGGGAGGACGAGGGGGAGGGGCTGCCCGCCGTGGGCCTGCTGGCCGTCGCCGCGCGCGTGGGCACCACCCGACTCATCGACAACACTCTCATTGACCTGCGCCCCTGA
- a CDS encoding lysine--tRNA ligase: MTDESTPSPDPTATDAAGTQSPKSADDSSAQPKQPKADPGPGEQFEVRAGKRERLRGEGWDPYPVSVPVTTTIAAVREGYAHLEAGQETDDVVGVAGRVVFLRNTGRLCFVTLQDGAGTTLQAMLSAKALPAEGHTALAAFKADVDLGDHLFVHGRVISSRRGELSVMAEPVLREGAEAASAGDDDVEVPAWRIASKALRPLPKTWTNEAGEAVTLSEEQRVRRRELDLLTRPAARDMVRTRAAVVRSIRENFFRRDYLELETPMLQVIHGGAAARPFITHMNAFDMDLYLRIATEIYLKRAVVGGVDRVFEINRNFRNEGADSSHSPEFTALEAYEAYSDYDGMAELTRNLVQQAARDAFDLPEGGEVVTLADGTEYDLSGEWDKIDLYTSVSEALGEEITVETPREQLVAHAEKIGLEIDDYAVAGKVVEDIFEELVGNKLWAPTFVYDFPEDTSPLTRYHRSKPGLTEKWDLYVRGFETATAYSELADPVVQRERFEAQALAAAKGDPEAMILDEDFLVAMEQGFPPSGGMGMGIDRLLMVLTGQGIRETITFPLVKRG, encoded by the coding sequence GTGACAGACGAGAGCACCCCCAGCCCCGACCCGACCGCCACCGACGCCGCCGGCACCCAGTCGCCGAAGTCTGCAGACGATTCATCGGCCCAGCCCAAGCAGCCCAAGGCCGACCCGGGCCCGGGCGAGCAGTTCGAGGTCCGCGCCGGCAAGCGCGAGCGCCTACGCGGCGAGGGCTGGGACCCCTACCCGGTCTCCGTGCCCGTCACCACCACCATCGCTGCCGTGCGCGAGGGCTACGCCCACCTCGAGGCCGGGCAGGAGACCGACGATGTCGTCGGCGTGGCCGGCCGCGTCGTCTTCCTGCGCAACACCGGCCGCCTGTGCTTCGTCACCCTCCAGGACGGGGCCGGCACCACTCTGCAGGCCATGCTCTCGGCCAAGGCCCTGCCCGCCGAGGGCCACACCGCGCTCGCGGCCTTCAAGGCCGACGTCGACCTGGGCGACCACCTCTTCGTCCACGGCCGCGTCATCTCCTCGCGCCGCGGCGAGCTGTCCGTCATGGCCGAGCCGGTCCTGCGCGAGGGCGCCGAGGCCGCCTCCGCCGGGGACGACGACGTCGAGGTCCCCGCCTGGCGGATCGCCTCCAAGGCGCTGCGACCCCTGCCCAAGACCTGGACCAACGAGGCCGGCGAGGCGGTGACGCTCTCGGAGGAGCAGCGCGTGCGCCGTCGTGAGCTCGACCTGCTCACCCGGCCCGCCGCCCGCGACATGGTGCGCACCCGCGCCGCCGTCGTGCGCTCCATCCGCGAGAACTTCTTCCGCCGCGACTACCTGGAGCTGGAGACCCCCATGCTGCAGGTCATTCACGGCGGGGCGGCCGCGCGCCCGTTCATCACCCACATGAACGCCTTCGACATGGATCTCTACCTGCGCATCGCCACGGAGATCTACCTCAAGCGCGCTGTGGTCGGCGGTGTGGACCGCGTCTTCGAGATCAACCGCAACTTCCGCAACGAGGGCGCCGACTCCTCCCACTCCCCGGAGTTCACGGCCCTGGAGGCCTACGAGGCCTACTCCGACTACGACGGCATGGCCGAGCTGACCCGCAACCTCGTCCAGCAGGCGGCCCGGGACGCCTTCGACCTGCCTGAGGGCGGCGAGGTCGTCACGCTGGCCGACGGCACCGAGTACGACCTGTCGGGCGAGTGGGACAAGATCGACCTCTACACCTCCGTCTCCGAGGCCCTCGGTGAGGAGATCACCGTGGAGACCCCGCGCGAGCAGCTGGTCGCCCACGCCGAGAAGATCGGCCTGGAGATCGACGACTACGCCGTGGCCGGCAAGGTCGTCGAGGACATCTTCGAGGAGCTCGTCGGCAACAAGCTGTGGGCGCCCACCTTCGTCTACGACTTCCCCGAGGACACCTCGCCGCTAACCCGCTACCACCGCAGCAAGCCGGGCCTGACCGAGAAGTGGGACCTCTACGTGCGCGGCTTCGAGACCGCCACCGCCTACTCCGAGCTCGCCGACCCCGTGGTCCAGCGCGAGCGCTTCGAGGCCCAGGCGCTGGCAGCCGCCAAGGGCGACCCCGAGGCCATGATCCTGGACGAGGACTTCCTGGTGGCCATGGAGCAGGGCTTCCCGCCCAGTGGCGGCATGGGCATGGGCATCGACCGCCTCCTCATGGTGCTCACCGGCCAAGGCATCCGCGAGACCATCACCTTCCCGCTGGTCAAGCGGGGCTGA
- a CDS encoding RloB family protein, which translates to MTNGRVTENDYLQQLGQRTDRSRISVKVKVIDGDPLTVIKELSGPRSDLSEYEEVWVVVDHDGRDRHDFLAACRRLSSKRTVVHGVVSVPCFEVWLNAHYAPVKNYQNQADAQTHYRELTGLSSKDAKMLPDDFPWDRGGQAAARCHLPTESLPEPDTQGPCPSTTMPHLLRSLGLLSADDL; encoded by the coding sequence GTGACCAACGGGCGGGTCACCGAGAACGACTACCTGCAGCAGTTAGGCCAACGCACAGACCGATCCCGGATATCGGTCAAGGTGAAGGTCATCGATGGCGACCCGCTGACCGTCATCAAGGAGCTCAGCGGACCTCGATCAGATCTCAGCGAATACGAGGAGGTGTGGGTCGTCGTCGACCACGATGGCCGGGATCGTCATGACTTCCTGGCCGCATGCCGGAGGCTGAGCAGCAAGCGGACCGTTGTGCACGGTGTTGTTTCTGTACCGTGCTTCGAGGTCTGGCTCAACGCCCACTACGCCCCCGTGAAGAACTACCAGAACCAGGCTGATGCGCAGACGCACTACCGGGAGCTGACGGGACTAAGCAGTAAGGACGCGAAGATGCTGCCGGACGACTTCCCCTGGGACAGGGGTGGGCAGGCCGCGGCCAGGTGCCATCTGCCGACGGAAAGCCTCCCAGAGCCTGATACTCAAGGACCTTGCCCATCGACAACGATGCCCCACCTGCTCCGTAGTCTAGGACTCCTCAGTGCTGACGACCTCTAG
- a CDS encoding AAA family ATPase has product MLLDFTVANYCCYAEEVTLDFTRSSLKTLTPRGGSSWREQTWRVAAIFGANASGKSTLLDALDCLHHAIGGQRDILHQPFSLDRDHAAQPSRFTVGFTHENERYSYSVEAHRWGISREELWAAGQRWRKVFVRTQTPEDDEPAIEAGATLKGATNEVRRITTPKDLFLAVALKYKHASLAPIARSLRTMRFIHHSDDERTSRLRWVMSRLAEDPEQWTGIANAIAQVADLGVVGLELEEQEVPQEVLDLLRRFPWSEDEDAEVPAEVLNELQRHLVLHHRGAGGEEYSLASSQQSQGTLTWLATVGPAIDALRLGQVLCIDELDASLHPTLTATLVDMFKDPDLNTRGAQIVFTTHDTALLDNSPVQLLEAGEVWMTEKSSFGASELFSLADFPSNRKGTNKQRRYLAGTFGAIPRVDTSSLRRYLSTPAEAK; this is encoded by the coding sequence ATGTTGCTGGACTTCACCGTGGCGAACTACTGCTGCTACGCAGAGGAGGTGACCCTCGATTTCACTCGGAGTTCGCTCAAGACTCTGACGCCGCGCGGCGGCTCCTCCTGGCGGGAGCAGACGTGGCGAGTGGCGGCGATCTTCGGCGCTAACGCTTCAGGCAAGTCGACCCTCCTGGATGCGCTTGACTGCCTCCACCACGCCATCGGGGGGCAGCGGGACATCCTGCACCAGCCCTTCAGTCTCGATCGCGACCACGCGGCACAGCCGTCCCGCTTCACCGTCGGCTTCACCCACGAGAACGAGCGCTACAGCTACAGTGTGGAGGCGCATCGCTGGGGCATCTCACGTGAGGAGCTCTGGGCAGCGGGACAGCGCTGGCGCAAGGTCTTCGTGCGTACCCAGACCCCCGAGGATGACGAGCCCGCGATCGAGGCTGGCGCCACCCTCAAGGGCGCCACGAACGAGGTCCGTCGGATCACGACGCCCAAGGACCTCTTCCTCGCCGTGGCTCTGAAGTACAAGCACGCCTCTCTTGCTCCGATCGCGCGGAGCTTGAGAACTATGCGTTTCATCCACCACAGTGATGACGAGCGTACCTCACGTCTGCGATGGGTGATGAGTCGTCTCGCAGAGGACCCCGAGCAGTGGACTGGTATCGCGAACGCCATCGCTCAGGTCGCCGACCTTGGTGTTGTCGGTCTTGAGCTTGAGGAGCAGGAGGTTCCTCAAGAGGTGCTTGACCTCCTGAGACGGTTTCCGTGGAGCGAGGACGAGGATGCTGAGGTCCCCGCCGAGGTGCTCAACGAGCTTCAGCGTCACCTCGTCCTTCACCACCGTGGTGCCGGCGGCGAGGAGTATTCATTAGCGAGCAGCCAGCAGAGTCAGGGCACTCTCACCTGGCTGGCGACGGTCGGTCCCGCCATCGATGCCCTGCGACTGGGTCAGGTGTTGTGCATCGACGAGCTCGATGCGAGCCTCCATCCGACGCTGACCGCCACGCTGGTGGACATGTTCAAGGACCCGGACCTCAACACCCGAGGCGCCCAGATCGTCTTCACGACCCATGACACGGCGCTCCTGGACAACTCTCCCGTCCAGCTCCTGGAAGCGGGTGAGGTGTGGATGACGGAGAAGTCGTCCTTCGGTGCCAGTGAGCTCTTCTCGCTCGCGGACTTCCCCTCCAACCGCAAGGGCACGAACAAGCAGCGCCGCTACCTCGCCGGAACCTTCGGTGCTATCCCTCGGGTAGACACCTCCAGCCTCCGCCGGTACCTCTCAACGCCGGCGGAGGCGAAGTGA
- a CDS encoding DivIVA domain-containing protein, with translation MTILTSNDVDNVRFTATQFREGYEQHEVDSFLEKIASTLRVLQAGTNSTGYASNIAGVKVLTADDVQSKKFHGTRFREGYEQDEVDSFLDHVVETLRYLEGGAQASGYEAQWGGSSWDGGVNAYGSASYAAPSGTDGTGDAQYAEAIAQRDQYIAQLQQENAYLRAELEAAQRRSGMTGF, from the coding sequence ATGACGATCCTGACGAGCAATGACGTGGACAACGTGAGGTTCACGGCCACCCAGTTCCGAGAGGGCTACGAACAGCACGAGGTTGATAGCTTTCTTGAGAAGATCGCCAGCACGCTGAGGGTTCTCCAGGCAGGAACTAACTCCACTGGGTATGCCTCCAACATCGCCGGCGTCAAGGTGCTCACGGCTGACGACGTGCAGAGCAAGAAGTTCCACGGCACCAGGTTCCGGGAAGGCTACGAGCAGGATGAGGTCGACAGCTTCCTCGACCACGTCGTGGAGACGTTGAGATACCTGGAGGGTGGCGCACAGGCCTCCGGATATGAAGCACAGTGGGGCGGCAGCTCGTGGGACGGCGGAGTCAACGCGTACGGCAGTGCGTCGTACGCCGCGCCGAGCGGCACCGACGGAACCGGTGATGCCCAGTACGCCGAGGCCATTGCGCAGCGCGACCAGTACATCGCCCAGCTCCAGCAGGAGAACGCCTACCTGCGCGCCGAGCTCGAGGCCGCCCAGCGCCGCTCGGGAATGACCGGGTTCTAG